One Manihot esculenta cultivar AM560-2 chromosome 18, M.esculenta_v8, whole genome shotgun sequence genomic window carries:
- the LOC110606415 gene encoding serine hydroxymethyltransferase, mitochondrial, whose translation MAMALRRLSSSIKKPIKPCSNGGSLYHMSSLPNPAVPDKENARATWIKQLNAPLQEIDPEIADIIELEKARQWKGLELIPSENFTSASVMQAVGSVMTNKYSEGYPGARYYGGNEYIDMAETLCQKRALEAFQLDPEKWGVNVQSLSGSPSNFQVYTALLKPHERIMALDLPHGGHLSHGYQTDTKKISAVSIFFETMPYRLNESTGYIDYEQMEKSATLFRPKLIVAGASAYARLYDYARIRKVCDKQKAILLADMAHISGLVAAGVIPSPFEYADIVTTTTHKSLRGPRGAMIFFRKGVKEINKQGQEVKYDYEDKINQAVFPGLQGGPHNHTISGLAVALKQVMTPEYKAYQAQVLSNCSKFAQSLLEKGYELVSGGTENHLVLVNLRNKGIDGSRVEKVLESVHIAANKNTVPGDVSAMVPGGIRMGTPALTSRGFVEEDFVEVAKFFDAAVKLSLKIKADTKGTKLKDFVATMKSDTSIQSEIAQLRHDVEEYAKQFPTIGFEKETMKYKD comes from the exons ATGGCAATGGCTCTTCGCAGACTCTCTTCCTCCATCAAGAAGCCAATCAAACCTTGTTCCAATGGCGGTTCCCTCTACCACATG TCGTCTTTGCCTAATCCAGCAGTTCCTGACAAAGAGAATGCTCGTGCTACT TGGATCAAGCAATTGAATGCTCCACTCCAGGAAATTGATCCCGAAATTGCCGACATCATCGAACTTGAGAAAGCAAGGCAGTGGAAG GGACTTGAGCTTATACCGTCGGAGAATTTCACATCAGCTTCAGTGATGCAAGCAGTTGGTTCTGTTATGACAAACAAATACAGTGAAGGTTATCCTGGAGCTAGATATTATGGAGGAAATGA GTACATTGACATGGCTGAGACTTTATGTCAGAAGCGTGCATTAGAAGCTTTTCAATTGGATCCTGAGAAATGGGGAG TGAACGTGCAGTCACTATCTGGATCCCCTTCTAACTTTCAAGTATACACTGCATTGTTGAAACCTCATGAGAGAATCATGGCACTCGATCTTCCTCATGGTGGACATCTTTCACATGGTTATCAG ACTGACACAAAGAAGATATCTGCTGTGTCCATATTTTTCGAGACAATGCCTTACAGATTGAATGAAAGTACAGGCTATATTGACTATGAACAG ATGGAGAAAAGTGCCACACTCTTTAGACCAAAACTTATAGTTGCTGGTGCAAGTGCTTATGCACGCCTCTATGACTATGCACGCATCCGGAAG GTTTGTGACAAGCAAAAGGCAATTTTGCTGGCTGATATGGCACACATTAGCGGGTTGGTTGCTGCAGGTGTTATCCCATCTCCTTTTGAATATGCAGATATCGTGACAACCACAACACACAAGTCACTTCGCGGTCCACGTGGAGCCATGATTTTCTTCAGGAAGGGGGTAAAAGAGATTAACAAACAAGGGCAAGAA GTGAAATATGATTATGAGGATAAAATCAATCAGGCAGTATTTCCTGGACTTCAAGGTGGTCCACATAATCACACAATATCTGGTTTAGCAGTAGCTCTAAAGCAG GTCATGACTCCTGAGTACAAAGCCTATCAAGCGCAAGTTCTCAGTAACTGCTCAAAATTTGCTCAG AGCTTATTAGAGAAGGGCTATGAACTGGTTTCTGGTGGAACAGAAAACCATTTGGTTTTGGTAAATCTGAGAAACAAG GGTATCGATGGATCAAGAGTTGAAAAGGTTTTGGAATCCGTCCATATTGCAGCTAATAAAAACACCGTTCCTGGAGATGTATCCGCCATGGTGCCTGGTGGGATTCGCATGG GCACACCGGCTCTCACATCTAGGGGGTTCGTTGAGGAAGATTTTGTGGAAGTAGCCAAGTTCTTTGATGCAGCTGTGAAGTTGTCATTGAAGATCAAGGCAGATACTAAAG GAAC
- the LOC110607056 gene encoding oligopeptide transporter 2 → MASLEIEDDTHAAAAKIPKPPISIQENDYDDVSPIEEVRLTVSNHDDPTLPVWTFRMWFLGIISCVLLSFLNTFFAYRTEPLTISMISVQVATLPIGRFMARTLPAAKFRIPGFGNKELSLNPGPFNIKEHVLISIFANVGSNAGGGAAYAISIIDIIMAFYHRKISFLAGWILVITTQVLGYGWAGIMRKFVVDPAQMWWPISLVQVSLFRALHEKDDNRMSRGKFFLIALICSFSWYLFPGYLFPTLSTISWVCWVFPKSVTAQQIGSGMRGLGLGAFALDWSVVASYLGSPLITPFFAIVNVIVGYIATIYMIMPIAYWGINTYDAKKFPLVSSHLFNQKGELYNVSAIVNNRFEIDLPTYQKEGHLYLSTFFALTYGIGFAAIVSTLVHVALFNGKEIFKQFRASYEGKEDIHTRLVKKYKGIPNWWFYLTLLFSLVLSLFLCIFMKDQIQMPWWGLIFAVGIALTFTLPISIITATTNQSPGLNIITEYLMGVILPGRPIANVCFKTYGYISMSQAVSFLADFKLGHYMKIPPRSMFLVQCIGTIISGTVNTGVAWWLLTTVENICQDNLLPPNSPWTCPGDRVFYDASVVWGLVGPKRIFGRLGNYSMLNLFFLGGAIGPVIVWLLHKAFPKQKWIALINLPVLLGATAVMPPATTVNFNCWIVVGIIFNYFIFKNNKKWWQRYNYVLSAALDAGLAFMGVLLYFTLTMEDISISWWGSEGENCPLASCPTAKGIVVDGCPLY, encoded by the exons ATGGCTTCTCTCGAAATAGAAGATGACACCCACGCTGCCGCAGCCAAAATACCAAAGCCGCCGATCTCCATCCAAGAGAACGACTACGATGACGTATCCCCAATCGAGGAGGTCCGGCTCACCGTCTCCAACCATGATGATCCCACCCTCCCCGTGTGGACCTTTCGCATGTGGTTTCTGGGAATCATTTCCTGCGTCCTCCTCTCCTTCCTCAACACTTTCTTCGCCTACCGCACCGAGCCGCTTACAATTTCTATGATCTCCGTACAGGTCGCCACCCTCCCAATCGGGCGGTTCATGGCCAGAACGCTTCCCGCAGCCAAGTTTCGGATTCCTGGATTTGGGAATAAGGAGCTGTCGCTTAATCCGGGGCCGTTTAATATAAAAGAGCACGTGCTTATTTCGATATTTGCTAATGTGGGATCGAATGCAGGAGGAGGCGCTGCTTATGCAATTAGCATCATTGACATTATTATGGCTTTCTATCACAGGAAGATTTCCTTCTTGGCTGGTTGGATTCTCGTCATCACTACCCAG GTATTGGGATATGGATGGGCTGGGATTATGAGGAAATTCGTGGTGGATCCTGCGCAAATGTGGTGGCCCATTAGTCTTGTTCAGGTTTCCCTTTTTag GGCTCTGCACGAAAAGGATGACAATCGAATGTCGCGAGGGAAATTCTTCTTGATTGCGCTGATCTGCAGCTTCTCCTGGTACTTGTTTCCTGGATACCTTTTCCCAACTTTGTCAACGATTTCGTGGGTCTGCTGGGTATTCCCCAAGTCAGTAACAGCCCAGCAGATTGGCTCAGGCATGAGGGGCCTCGGTCTTGGAGCTTTTGCACTTGACTGGTCTGTCGTAGCTTCATACCTCGGCAGCCCCCTTATCACTCCATTCTTTGCCATTGTTAATGTCATTGTGGGCTATATTGCAACGATATATATGATAATGCCAATAGCTTATTGGGGCATTAATACCTACGATGCAAAGAAGTTCCCACTTGTCTCCTCGCACTTGTTCAATCAGAAAGGAGAGCTGTATAATGTATCTGCCATTGTTAACAACAGGTTTGAGATAGACCTTCCAACATATCAGAAGGAAGGGCATCTGTACCTGAGTACATTCTTTGCACTTACATATGGGATTGGTTTTGCTGCAATTGTTTCCACCCTAGTGCATGTGGCTTTGTTTAATGGAAA GGAGATATTTAAACAGTTCCGAGCTTCGTATGAGGGAAAGGAAGATATACACACAAGATTAGTGAAGAAATATAAAGGCATACCTAATTGGTGGTTTTACCTGACTCTTTTGTTTTCATTAGTCCTGTCTCTATTTTTATGCATTTTCATGAAAGATCAGATACAAATGCCATGGTGGGGACTCATTTTTGCAGTAGGCATTGCTTTGACTTTCACGCTTCCAATTAGCATTATAACTGCCACTACGAATCAG TCACCAGGACTGAACATCATCACAGAGTACCTCATGGGTGTTATATTACCTGGTAGACCGATAGCCAACGTTTGCTTCAAGACCTATGGCTATATAAGCATGAGTCAGGCAGTTTCTTTCCTTGCTGATTTCAAGCTAGGGCACTACATGAAGATTCCACCAAGATCAATGTTTTTAGTGCAG TGCATAGGCACTATAATATCCGGAACAGTGAACACTGGAGTGGCATGGTGGCTGCTGACCACGGTTGAAAACATATGTCAGGATAATCTACTCCCTCCAAACAGTCCCTGGACATGTCCCGGTGACCGTGTTTTCTATGATGCATCTGTCGTCTGGGGTTTGGTTGGACCTAAGCGAATCTTCGGGCGTCTTGGAAATTACTCGATGCTCAATTTGTTTTTCCTTGGAGGTGCAATAGGACCTGTTATCGTATGGCTTTTGCACAAAGCTTTTCCCAAGCAGAAATGGATTGCTCTGATTAATCTTCCTGTACTTTTGGGAGCAACAGCTGTAATGCCACCAGCTACAACTGTCAACTTCAATTGCTGGATTGTGGTCGGAATAATTTTCAACTACTTCATCTTTAAGAACAACAAGAAGTGGTGGCAGAGGTATAATTATGTCCTCTCAGCAGCTTTGGATGCAGGGTTGGCTTTCATGGGGGTTCTTCTGTACTTCACTTTGACCATGGAGGACATATCCATATCCTGGTGGGGTAGTGAGGGCGAGAACTGTCCCCTGGCTTCATGCCCAACTGCCAAAGGTATTGTTGTTGATGGATGTCCCCTTTATTAA